The proteins below come from a single Candidatus Rhabdochlamydia sp. T3358 genomic window:
- a CDS encoding 6-hydroxymethylpterin diphosphokinase MptE-like protein, with the protein MLQIVNSLDHLESCDTDVLSVFDVNLLPHLDKWLLENPKRFLVCIEKKLQVFLQAKAQWQNPQIRLYHWNSNASLCHRIAWEFCLLRLTQVAACEEELIFSKMLEEIHLQVHLLISDFRDLGEVIIANLLQNVGQMPISLLGESLENCCQNIPAIICGAGPSLDRQIPMLIQIQEKALLFGAGSAMCALETQGVYPHFGVAFDPDPPPSRYLTQTGYETPYFYQSRISSRQLASLHGQKLWMPDSDNYPLERWIYQELGLNYPLIDSGFTAANFCALIAAHLGCNPIICVGMDFCSPSNQVYAAGMQADQGNWVECINAKKEKRISKPDWLASSSWLDQFAEKNKEIKWIYTDQEAMPLAHVKYLPLEQVSLPGAFDTASFSYALTAQASRSEITRADLQAVLHRLSNSFIEALDLCNQLLKLWEKHYPHSILETGELALLESDLAQNICVQKLLLPLWEIWKWPILRQEEHIPTRTLHQHLFFKKAVEIHLSTFKSLKIC; encoded by the coding sequence ATGTTGCAAATAGTCAATAGTCTGGATCATTTAGAATCTTGTGATACGGATGTTTTATCTGTATTTGATGTAAATCTACTTCCTCATTTAGATAAATGGCTTTTAGAAAACCCTAAAAGATTTTTAGTTTGTATAGAAAAAAAATTACAGGTTTTTTTACAAGCTAAAGCTCAATGGCAAAATCCACAGATTAGATTGTATCATTGGAATTCCAATGCTAGTTTGTGTCATAGAATTGCCTGGGAATTTTGTCTTTTACGTTTGACTCAAGTAGCTGCATGTGAAGAAGAGCTTATCTTCTCCAAAATGCTTGAAGAGATTCATCTCCAAGTACATCTATTGATTTCTGATTTTCGTGACTTAGGAGAGGTTATCATAGCTAACCTATTACAAAATGTAGGCCAGATGCCGATTTCTCTTCTTGGAGAATCTTTAGAAAATTGCTGTCAAAATATACCTGCAATCATTTGTGGAGCAGGCCCATCATTAGATAGGCAGATACCTATGCTTATTCAAATACAAGAGAAGGCTTTGTTATTTGGCGCAGGTTCTGCTATGTGTGCTTTAGAGACACAAGGAGTTTATCCTCACTTTGGGGTAGCTTTTGATCCAGATCCTCCTCCTAGTAGATATTTAACTCAAACAGGCTATGAAACGCCCTATTTTTATCAGTCTAGGATCTCATCTAGGCAGCTTGCTTCTTTACATGGCCAAAAACTATGGATGCCTGATTCAGATAATTATCCTTTAGAGAGATGGATCTATCAAGAGCTAGGTCTTAATTATCCATTAATAGATAGCGGGTTTACAGCAGCTAATTTTTGTGCATTGATTGCAGCGCATTTAGGATGTAATCCTATTATTTGTGTGGGTATGGATTTTTGTTCCCCAAGTAATCAAGTATACGCAGCGGGTATGCAAGCAGATCAGGGAAATTGGGTGGAGTGTATCAATGCAAAAAAAGAAAAGAGAATCTCAAAACCAGATTGGCTAGCGAGCTCTTCTTGGTTAGATCAATTTGCTGAAAAAAATAAAGAGATCAAATGGATATATACCGATCAAGAAGCAATGCCTTTAGCACATGTCAAATATCTTCCCTTAGAGCAAGTTTCATTGCCAGGTGCTTTTGATACCGCCTCTTTTAGTTATGCACTAACAGCTCAAGCATCTAGATCTGAAATTACTCGAGCAGACTTGCAAGCTGTTTTGCATAGATTGAGTAATAGTTTTATAGAAGCGCTTGATCTATGTAATCAATTGCTAAAACTATGGGAAAAGCACTATCCTCATTCTATTTTGGAAACAGGAGAACTTGCTCTATTAGAATCTGATTTAGCACAAAATATTTGTGTACAGAAGCTTTTGCTGCCGCTGTGGGAAATTTGGAAATGGCCTATTTTAAGACAAGAAGAGCATATTCCAACAAGAACTCTGCATCAGCATTTATTTTTTAAAAAAGCAGTTGAAATCCATTTGTCTACTTTCAAGAGTTTAAAAATATGTTAA